The Achromobacter spanius genome includes the window ATGGCAGGACTCCTACGGCGGCCCAGGCTTGCGCCACGGCGGTTTGCACGTCGGCGTCCTGGCGTTCGGCGGCCACGGTCGACGTCAGGGTGGCGAAGGCCTTGAAGTCGGCGTCGTGGCGCAGGCGCTTGTCGCACAGCGCGTCGTACCAGACACGTCCGGCGCTTTTCCACGCGGGACCGTCCAGCGACGTGGCCGCCAGGAAAAACGCGCGGTTCGGAATGCCGGAATTGATATGGACGCCGCCGTTGTCGCGCGGGGTATCCACGTAATCGCGCATGTGGGCGGGCTGCGGGTCCTTGCCCAGCGCCGGGTCGTCGTAGGCGCTGCCGGGTTCCGACATCGACCGCAACGCGCGCGCATTGACCTTCTCGGTGAACAGCCCCGCGCCCACCAGCCAATCCGCTTGCCGCGCGTTCTGGCCCAGCGCGTACTGCTTGACCAGCGCGCCGAACACGTCGCACAGCGATTCGTTCAAGGCGCCGGACTGGCCTTGGTAGAGCAGGGCGGCTTCGGAGTCGATCACGCCGTGCGTGAGTTCGTGGCCGATGATGTCGACGGCCACGGTGAAGCGGTTGAAGATCTCGCCGTCGCCATCACCAAAGACCATCTGCGCGCCGTTCCAGAAGGCGTTTTCGTAGTCCTCGCCGTAATGCACGGTGCCCACCAGCGGCAGCCCGTGGCCGTCGATGGAATGGCGCTTGTAGATGTCCCAAAACAGTTTGTAGGTGGCGCCCAGGTGCGCATAGGCCTCGTCCACCGCCACGTCGCCGCTGGCCGGGCGGCCTTCGGCGCGCACCAGCGTGCCGGGCAATGTGGTGGTGTTTTGCGCGTCGTGTACCGCGCGTTCCGGCACGCCGGGAGGCGAGCGCGAGGCCGACGGTGATGGCGTGGCGCGCGAGGGTTGCGCCGACATTTCGCGCAAGCCCCGCTGTTGCTGGTCGATGATCAAGGTCTTGACGGCGGGCATGCTGACGCGCGCGTCGCTGTGTTGCGCCAGGCGGTCCAGCACGTAGGGGGGTATCACGCCAATCAATGGGGTGGACTCGGAAGGACGTGGCATTCGGTCTCCATCTTTGGCGCCGGACGCTTGCCGGCGGGGGCGAAACTTCACGGTAGCAGATGGCCCAAAGCCGATGGCGTAACAGTCTGCGGCCTGATGCGAGCAAGCGTGCGAGGGGACGCGCGCGGCGCTGTCGAACCCATGCGATCACCGTCATTCGATGGCTCGCAACGTCTAGAAATGTCTGGCAACATTGCGGGCGCATTGGATGCTTAATCCGTCCCTTTCAGGGGCTAGAATCCGGTGCTTCTTTTCCGGGGGGGACGCGCGATGAGGTATTTCCTGATCTTGGTAGGGGCGGCCGTGGTCGCTTATTTGCTCGCGCGCGGCATCGCGGCCGTGCTCTCGGACCGTAAACGTACAAAATCAGAAAAGGACTCGAAGTGAAGCCGACAGATATTCAGATGGTCAAGACGATTGGCGCGGTCAAACCGCGCAACATCAAGGTCGCCATCATTACCGGCGTTCTATTTCTGCTGATCCTTTTCATTGCTTTCGGTTCATGGTTCCAGGTGGATCAGGGCGAGCGCGGCGTGGTGCTGCGCAACGGCAAGCTGGTGCGCGTGTCGGAACCCGGGCTGGATTTCAAGACGCCATTCATCGACAACGTGATGATGGTGTCGGTGCGCGACCACACGTTTGTGTTCGAGAAGCTGGAAGCCTACAGCTACGACCAGCAGCCGGCGCAACTGCGCGTGTCCGTCACCTATCGCGTGCCGCCCGAGCACGTGGCCGAGCTCTATTCGGAATACGGCACCATCGACAATCTGCAGATGCGCGTGCTGGAACGCAAGACGCCCGACGCCGTGAAGAATGTGTTCGGCCAGTACACCGCCGTGCGCGCCATCCAGGAACGCCAGAAGCTGGGCTTGGATGTGAACACCGCCGTGCTCAAGACGATGGACGGCGCGCCGGTGCAGGTGGTGGGCGTGCAGATCGAGGAAGTGGGTTTCTCGCAGGCTTACGAGCATTCCATTGAACAGCGCATGCTGGCCCAGGTGCAGATCGAGACCACGCGCCAGCAGAAGGAAACGGCCATGATCAACGCCGAGATCCAGGTGGTCAAAGCCCGTGCCGAGGCCGATGCGCGCCGCCAGCAATTCACGGCCGAGGCCGATGGCATCCGCATGCGCGGCGACGCCGAGGCGGCGTCGATTCGCGCCAAGGCCGAAGCCTTGGCCGCCAACACCAATCTGGTGAGCCTGAACGCCGTTGAGAAATGGGACGGCGTACTGCCGGCCACGCAGGTGCCCGGCTCGGCCCTGCCGTTCATCGGCATTAAATAAAGGCGTACCTGGCGTAATCCTAGGGATATCCCTCTGTCAGGAATTGCAAAGCGGGCGCAAGGTGGCTCCATGGGCGCTCGATGCACGCTTTACGATGAAGCGGCGTCGGGCCATGAAGGGGCCGGCGCGCTTGCCTAACCGCTTCAGCAAAGGAGACGTGGATGTCGCAGTTGGATTGGACGTCCGGCGATACCGCGCCGGACCGGCAGGGCTACTACGAGACACGCTTCGATACGGGACGCACCGCCATCACGCTCTACAGCGTGCTGGGTTGGATGCCGGTGAAGACGCCCGGCAACATGGTGAGCTGGCGGCCATTGCCACCCGCGGCCGAGCGGGAAGAGGCCGAACGCCACATTCAGGAAATACGCGCGGCGCAGGCCCATATCCCGATGGATTACTAGCCGGACCATCGGGCGCTTGAAATCAGTGGTTGCGATAATGAGAATTATTTGTAAAATTCGCCACCCTGGTTTTTTGACCGTTCCCGTCCGGCCCATGTCCCGCTCTTCCTCCCCTCGCACCGGCTGGCTCGCCTATTACGACGAGCTGGTGGGCGTATGGAGCCGGCGCACGGGCAACCGACACGACGCCGAAGACGCCGCGCACGACGCCATCGAACGCCTGCTGAAGGCCGACGCCAGCGTGGCGCTGAAGGCGCGCGGGTATCTGTTCCAGGCGGCGGGGCATCGGCTGATTGATCGCTGGCGGCGGCAGGATCGCGCCGAACACGTGCCGTGGGACGAACTGGACGAAGCCGATCAGCTGAGGGTGGATGACCCCGAGGCGTCCTTGCGCGCGTCGCGGCTGGCCGACGACCTGGCCAATGTGCTGACGGAATTGCCGCCCAAGTGCCGCCAGGCTTTTGTGCTGAACCGCATCGAAGGCTGGACGCAGGCCGAAGTGGCGCAGCATATGGGCCTGTCCAAGAATATGATCGAGCGCTACGTCATGCGCGCCATCGAGCATGTGCGCGACCGGCTGCGTGACCACACCCCATGACGATGTCTTTCATGAACAACCGCGATGAATCGCGCGAACCCGCTACCGCCGCGTGGTGGTTCGCGCGCTGGCATTCGGGCGAGCTGACGCGCCGCGACCGGCGCGCGTTTGCCCGGTGGCGGCGCGAGCACCCCGAGGGGGCGCGCGAGTTCGACCGCATGCAGCAGTTGGGAAGCGCGGCGGCGGGCCTGTCGCGCAACCAGGTGGAATCCCTGCTTGGTGGACCGGTGCCGGCGCGGCCGGGCGCGGGGCGGCGGCAAGCGCCATCCCACCGCCTGTTCTCCTTGCGCATTGCCCTGGCCTGTGCGGCCGTGGCCGTGGTGGCCTTGGGCGTGTGGTGGAGCATGCCGGTGCAGGCGCCCACGTTTACCACCCTGGTCAGCACCGAACGCGGTGAACGGCGCCAACTGAGCTTGCCTGATGGCTCCGTGCTGGAAGTCAACGGCGGCACGCGCGCCCAGGTCAAGCTGTATGCCGGACGCCGCGACGTGGTGCTGGACCAAGGCGAAATCAATTTCACCGTCGCCGCCGATGCGGCGCGTCCCTTCACCGTGGATGCCGGCAGCGGCGTGGTGCGCGTGACGGGCACGGTGTTCGACGTGCGCCGTGACGCCGATCAGGTGCGGGTGCTGGTGGAGTCGGGCACGGTACAGGTGTCGGGGGGCCATTGGTGGAATCTGGGCCACGCGGTGCTGCGGGCGGGCCATGGCATCCGCGTGCCGGGCAGCGGCGCGATCGGCGTGCCCGCACCCGCCGATGTACCGACCGCCACGGCTTGGCGCGAAGGCCGCGTGGTGTTCAAGAACGCGCCGCTGGCCGACGTGGTGCAGGAAATGAACCGCTATTTGGCGACGCCGCTGCGACTGGCCGACGACAAGGCGGGGCGCCTGCGCGTGTCGGCCTCGTTCACGCTGGACCGGCCCGAGGCGCTGGTCGACGCCTTGCCCGCGGTGGCGCCGGTGCGGCTGACCCCGCGCCCCGGCGGGCCGATCGATATTCATGCCAACACCCACGCCAATCCCGACGCCGCCGCCACGGTTACAAAATAAATGGGAATGAGATTCAGGTTTATCCGCGTTTGATTCGTTCTACGAAGGAAGGCGCTGCCGCCAGGCTTCTTTGACCGGCCCCGCCACCCACCCCGTCCCTCGTTGAACCGAAACAGCAGGTAGTCGTGACTCTCTTTGCACACAGGTATTCCCATGCGGCGCCGCGCCGCGCCGGCGCAGCCCCGCGCTTCATGCATTCTTCCCTGGTGGTGGCGTTGAGCCTGGCGCTGGGGGTGGGGCTGGGCGTGATATCGGATTCCGCGCACGCGCAGAACGCGCCGGTGTCGATCAATATCGGCGCGCAGCCCTTGG containing:
- a CDS encoding RNA polymerase sigma factor, which gives rise to MSRSSSPRTGWLAYYDELVGVWSRRTGNRHDAEDAAHDAIERLLKADASVALKARGYLFQAAGHRLIDRWRRQDRAEHVPWDELDEADQLRVDDPEASLRASRLADDLANVLTELPPKCRQAFVLNRIEGWTQAEVAQHMGLSKNMIERYVMRAIEHVRDRLRDHTP
- a CDS encoding M4 family metallopeptidase, giving the protein MPRPSESTPLIGVIPPYVLDRLAQHSDARVSMPAVKTLIIDQQQRGLREMSAQPSRATPSPSASRSPPGVPERAVHDAQNTTTLPGTLVRAEGRPASGDVAVDEAYAHLGATYKLFWDIYKRHSIDGHGLPLVGTVHYGEDYENAFWNGAQMVFGDGDGEIFNRFTVAVDIIGHELTHGVIDSEAALLYQGQSGALNESLCDVFGALVKQYALGQNARQADWLVGAGLFTEKVNARALRSMSEPGSAYDDPALGKDPQPAHMRDYVDTPRDNGGVHINSGIPNRAFFLAATSLDGPAWKSAGRVWYDALCDKRLRHDADFKAFATLTSTVAAERQDADVQTAVAQAWAAVGVLP
- a CDS encoding prohibitin family protein, with amino-acid sequence MVKTIGAVKPRNIKVAIITGVLFLLILFIAFGSWFQVDQGERGVVLRNGKLVRVSEPGLDFKTPFIDNVMMVSVRDHTFVFEKLEAYSYDQQPAQLRVSVTYRVPPEHVAELYSEYGTIDNLQMRVLERKTPDAVKNVFGQYTAVRAIQERQKLGLDVNTAVLKTMDGAPVQVVGVQIEEVGFSQAYEHSIEQRMLAQVQIETTRQQKETAMINAEIQVVKARAEADARRQQFTAEADGIRMRGDAEAASIRAKAEALAANTNLVSLNAVEKWDGVLPATQVPGSALPFIGIK
- a CDS encoding FecR family protein; translation: MNNRDESREPATAAWWFARWHSGELTRRDRRAFARWRREHPEGAREFDRMQQLGSAAAGLSRNQVESLLGGPVPARPGAGRRQAPSHRLFSLRIALACAAVAVVALGVWWSMPVQAPTFTTLVSTERGERRQLSLPDGSVLEVNGGTRAQVKLYAGRRDVVLDQGEINFTVAADAARPFTVDAGSGVVRVTGTVFDVRRDADQVRVLVESGTVQVSGGHWWNLGHAVLRAGHGIRVPGSGAIGVPAPADVPTATAWREGRVVFKNAPLADVVQEMNRYLATPLRLADDKAGRLRVSASFTLDRPEALVDALPAVAPVRLTPRPGGPIDIHANTHANPDAAATVTK